From one Anaerotruncus rubiinfantis genomic stretch:
- a CDS encoding TIGR04002 family protein, with amino-acid sequence MNTVNLTAGSRRTYRTLTASAMFAAMITLTTAYLFHIPIGSNGGYMHFGDAFIYLAASLLPLPYACAAASIGGGLADLVSGVPVWVLPTMIIKPLTAIWFTNRSSRILCRRNALALLAAGIVSNAGYYLAEAVLSGNWLAPLATQWGGLLQSGGSAAVFVIAAAALDRLDAKKRFHF; translated from the coding sequence TTGAATACGGTCAATTTGACCGCCGGGAGCCGCCGGACCTACCGTACGCTCACCGCAAGCGCGATGTTCGCCGCGATGATCACCCTGACCACCGCGTACCTGTTCCACATCCCCATCGGCTCAAACGGCGGGTATATGCACTTTGGGGATGCGTTTATCTATCTGGCCGCTTCGCTTCTGCCCCTGCCTTATGCCTGCGCGGCGGCTTCGATTGGCGGCGGACTTGCCGATCTCGTTTCCGGCGTGCCCGTCTGGGTGCTGCCCACCATGATCATCAAGCCACTCACCGCAATCTGGTTCACCAACCGTTCCTCCCGCATCCTCTGCCGGCGCAATGCGCTGGCTCTGCTGGCGGCTGGGATCGTCTCGAACGCGGGCTATTACCTGGCCGAGGCAGTCCTCTCGGGCAACTGGCTTGCTCCGTTGGCAACCCAGTGGGGCGGACTCTTGCAGTCAGGCGGCAGTGCCGCCGTCTTTGTGATTGCCGCCGCCGCGCTCGACCGGCTGGATGCTAAGAAGCGGTTTCATTTTTAA
- a CDS encoding pyridoxamine kinase has translation MAVPKAAVINDLSGLGKCSLTAAIPVLAAMGVQACPLPTAVLSNQTGFSSYDCVDLTGHLASFAAEWKKHGAHFDGICTGFLCSPGQVRLAQDFIDTFGGVHTPVLVDPVLGDNGKVYPVFDEAMCHAVKTLTARADVITPNLTEACILAGCDYPGAQAQTLEPIWEIARRLSETGPRTVVITGVHQGDYILNLGYQADSGQRLTVKTRRFGGGFSGTGDILAAVLCGGLVRGDPLGPTLLKAAALLEAAAAETCADGSDPNDGIAFEHHLHLLIEEE, from the coding sequence TTGGCGGTTCCGAAAGCAGCAGTCATCAATGATCTTTCCGGCCTTGGAAAATGTTCCCTCACGGCGGCGATTCCGGTTCTTGCCGCAATGGGTGTGCAGGCCTGCCCGCTTCCCACAGCCGTGCTCAGCAATCAAACCGGCTTTTCGAGCTACGACTGTGTAGACCTTACCGGGCACCTCGCTTCGTTCGCCGCTGAATGGAAAAAACATGGGGCGCACTTCGACGGGATCTGCACCGGCTTTTTATGCAGCCCGGGTCAGGTGCGCCTTGCGCAGGATTTTATTGATACATTCGGAGGGGTGCACACCCCGGTCCTTGTCGACCCGGTATTGGGCGACAACGGGAAGGTCTATCCGGTTTTTGATGAGGCGATGTGCCACGCGGTGAAAACGCTCACCGCACGGGCGGATGTGATTACCCCCAATCTCACCGAAGCCTGTATCCTTGCAGGCTGTGATTATCCCGGCGCGCAGGCCCAGACGCTGGAACCTATCTGGGAAATCGCCCGCCGCCTTTCCGAAACAGGACCCCGAACGGTTGTGATCACCGGCGTCCATCAGGGCGATTACATTCTGAATCTCGGCTACCAGGCGGACAGCGGGCAGCGTCTGACTGTCAAAACCAGACGGTTCGGCGGCGGATTTTCCGGGACGGGGGACATCCTGGCCGCTGTGCTCTGCGGCGGGCTCGTACGCGGCGACCCGCTGGGTCCAACGCTGCTAAAGGCGGCGGCGCTTCTGGAGGCCGCTGCCGCAGAAACCTGTGCCGACGGGAGCGATCCTAATGATGGGATTGCCTTCGAGCACCACCTGCATCTTTTAATCGAGGAGGAATAA
- the tet(W) gene encoding tetracycline resistance ribosomal protection protein Tet(W), which produces MKIINIGILAHVDAGKTTLTESLLYASGAISEPGSVEKGTTRTDTMFLERQRGITIQAAVTSFQWHRCKVNIVDTPGHMDFLAEVYRSLAVLDGAILVISAKDGVQAQTRILFHALRKMNIPTVIFINKIDQAGVDLQSVVQSVRDKLSADIIIKQTVSLSPEIVLEENTDIEAWDAVIENNDELLEKYIAGEPISREKLAREEQQRVQDASLFPVYHGSAKNGLGIQPLMDAVTGLFQPIGEQGGAALCGSVFKVEYTDCGQRRVYLRLYSGTLRLRDTVALAGREKLKITEMRIPSKGEIVRTDTAYQGEIVILPSDSVRLNDVLGDQTRLPRKRWREDPLPMLRTTIAPKTAAQRERLLDALTQLADTDPLLRCEVDSITHEIILSFLGRVQLEVVSALLSEKYKLETVVKEPSVIYMERPLKAASHTIHIEVPPNPFWASIGLSVTPLSLGSGVQYESRVSLGYLNQSFQNAVRDGIRYGLEQGLFGWNVTDCKICFEYGLYYSPVSTPADFRSLAPIVLEQALKESGTQLLEPYLSFILYAPQEYLSRAYHDAPKYCATIETAQVKKDEVVFTGEIPARCIQAYRTDLAFYTNGRSVCLTELKGYQAAVGQPVIQPRRPNSRLDKVRHMFQKVM; this is translated from the coding sequence ATGAAAATAATCAATATTGGAATTCTTGCCCATGTAGACGCTGGAAAGACGACCTTGACGGAGAGCCTGCTATATGCCAGCGGAGCCATTTCAGAACCGGGGAGCGTCGAAAAAGGGACAACGAGGACGGACACCATGTTTTTGGAGCGGCAGCGTGGGATTACCATTCAAGCGGCAGTCACTTCCTTCCAGTGGCACAGATGTAAAGTTAACATTGTGGATACGCCCGGCCACATGGATTTTTTGGCGGAGGTGTACCGCTCTTTGGCTGTTTTAGATGGGGCCATCTTGGTGATCTCCGCTAAAGATGGCGTGCAGGCCCAGACCCGTATTCTGTTCCATGCCCTGCGGAAAATGAACATTCCCACCGTTATCTTTATCAACAAGATCGACCAGGCTGGCGTTGATTTGCAGAGCGTGGTTCAGTCTGTTCGGGATAAGCTCTCCGCCGATATTATCATCAAGCAGACGGTGTCGCTGTCCCCGGAAATAGTCCTGGAGGAAAATACCGACATAGAAGCATGGGATGCGGTCATCGAAAATAACGATGAATTATTGGAAAAGTATATCGCAGGAGAACCAATCAGCCGGGAAAAACTTGCGCGGGAGGAACAGCAGCGGGTTCAAGACGCCTCCCTGTTCCCAGTCTATCATGGCAGCGCCAAAAATGGCCTTGGCATTCAACCGTTGATGGATGCGGTGACAGGGCTGTTCCAACCGATTGGGGAACAGGGGGGCGCCGCCCTATGCGGCAGCGTTTTCAAGGTTGAGTACACCGATTGCGGCCAGCGGCGTGTCTATCTACGGTTATACAGCGGAACGCTGCGCCTGCGGGATACGGTGGCCCTGGCCGGGAGAGAAAAGCTGAAAATCACAGAGATGCGTATTCCATCCAAAGGGGAAATTGTTCGGACAGACACCGCTTATCAGGGTGAAATTGTTATCCTTCCCAGCGACAGCGTGAGGTTAAACGATGTATTAGGGGACCAAACCCGGCTCCCTCGTAAAAGGTGGCGCGAGGACCCCCTCCCCATGCTGCGGACGACGATTGCGCCGAAAACGGCAGCGCAAAGAGAACGGCTGCTGGACGCTCTTACGCAACTTGCGGATACTGACCCGCTTTTGCGTTGCGAAGTGGATTCCATCACCCATGAGATCATTCTTTCTTTTTTGGGCCGGGTGCAGTTGGAGGTTGTTTCCGCTTTGCTGTCGGAAAAATACAAGCTTGAAACAGTGGTAAAGGAACCCTCCGTCATTTATATGGAGCGGCCGCTCAAAGCAGCCAGCCACACCATCCATATCGAGGTGCCGCCCAACCCGTTTTGGGCATCCATAGGACTGTCTGTTACACCACTCTCGCTTGGCTCCGGTGTACAATACGAGAGCCGGGTTTCGCTGGGATACTTGAACCAGAGTTTTCAAAACGCTGTCAGGGATGGTATCCGTTACGGGCTGGAGCAGGGCTTGTTCGGCTGGAACGTAACGGACTGTAAGATTTGCTTTGAATACGGGCTTTATTACAGTCCGGTCAGCACGCCGGCGGACTTCCGCTCATTGGCCCCGATTGTATTGGAACAGGCATTGAAGGAATCGGGGACGCAGCTGCTGGAACCTTATCTCTCCTTCATCCTCTATGCGCCCCAGGAATACCTTTCCAGGGCTTATCATGATGCACCGAAATACTGTGCCACCATCGAAACGGCCCAGGTAAAAAAGGATGAAGTTGTCTTTACTGGCGAGATTCCCGCCCGCTGTATACAGGCATACCGTACTGATCTGGCCTTTTACACCAACGGGCGGAGCGTATGCCTTACAGAGCTGAAAGGATATCAGGCCGCTGTCGGTCAGCCGGTCATCCAGCCCCGCCGTCCAAACAGCCGCCTGGACAAGGTGCGCCATATGTTTCAGAAGGTAATGTAA
- a CDS encoding class I SAM-dependent methyltransferase, whose protein sequence is MEYSKEDLMEAKKQIWGVGENMGTEESKKIWEENAQFWDNAMGDESNEFHREVVRPKVTELLSPNPADYILDIACGNGNYSSYLAQRGASVVAFDYSKKMIELAKRRQSQYAKQIEFCVADATDRKSILELKRNRAFTKAVSNMAIMDITDIEPLLMAVYELLQESGIFVFATQHPCFVTLTEKYMTPHSYYDIAIEGQPKEQIYYHRSIQDIFNLCFRAGFVIDGFYEECFKTNKEIPMVMIVRLKKVKRDSLK, encoded by the coding sequence ATGGAATATAGTAAGGAAGATTTAATGGAAGCAAAAAAGCAAATTTGGGGAGTGGGAGAGAACATGGGAACAGAGGAAAGTAAAAAAATCTGGGAGGAGAACGCACAATTTTGGGATAATGCAATGGGTGACGAATCTAATGAATTTCACAGAGAGGTAGTGCGTCCCAAAGTAACGGAACTTCTATCTCCTAATCCTGCGGATTACATTTTGGATATTGCGTGTGGCAATGGAAATTATTCTTCGTATCTTGCACAAAGAGGCGCTTCGGTTGTCGCTTTTGATTACAGCAAAAAAATGATAGAATTGGCTAAAAGACGGCAATCACAATATGCAAAACAAATTGAATTTTGTGTGGCGGATGCGACCGATAGAAAAAGTATATTAGAATTAAAAAGAAATCGAGCCTTTACGAAAGCAGTTTCTAATATGGCAATTATGGATATTACGGATATTGAACCACTTCTTATGGCTGTTTATGAACTGTTGCAGGAAAGCGGAATTTTTGTCTTTGCAACGCAACACCCTTGTTTTGTCACGTTGACTGAAAAATATATGACACCGCACAGTTACTATGATATAGCGATTGAAGGGCAACCGAAAGAGCAGATTTATTATCATCGTTCCATACAAGATATTTTTAACCTTTGTTTTAGAGCTGGATTTGTCATTGATGGATTTTATGAAGAATGTTTTAAAACCAACAAAGAAATTCCTATGGTAATGATAGTAAGGCTTAAGAAGGTAAAACGTGATAGCTTAAAATAA
- a CDS encoding sigma-70 family RNA polymerase sigma factor produces the protein MTDQIAYQEYIQRRYNAFCKTVIRCAALDKILKLKRQWERQVSLDYLMNEKFVQFAASEPDEEYPFTVCGQTVLLCNAALADAISVLPEQTREEILRYYFLRQPQRVIGACIGRSRSTAGRHIQLALQRLREEMGVSRYE, from the coding sequence ATGACCGACCAGATAGCCTATCAAGAATATATCCAGCGCAGGTACAACGCCTTTTGCAAGACTGTTATCCGCTGTGCCGCCTTGGACAAGATTTTGAAGCTTAAACGGCAATGGGAACGGCAAGTTTCCCTTGACTATCTGATGAACGAGAAGTTTGTCCAGTTTGCCGCGTCGGAGCCGGACGAGGAATACCCATTTACCGTCTGCGGTCAGACCGTCCTGCTCTGCAACGCCGCCCTTGCCGACGCGATCTCTGTTTTGCCGGAGCAGACGCGGGAAGAAATCCTGCGCTATTACTTTCTGCGCCAGCCGCAGCGCGTGATCGGCGCGTGTATTGGCCGGTCACGCAGCACAGCGGGGCGGCATATCCAGCTTGCCTTGCAGCGGCTACGCGAAGAAATGGGGGTGAGCCGGTATGAGTAG
- a CDS encoding helix-turn-helix domain-containing protein, translating to MSRLLPYETILKAREGDPEAVNAVLLHYAGYIRYFSKVNGQVNAEVEDYVKQRLIDCQFKFRLDEPPDKS from the coding sequence ATGAGTAGACTTCTCCCCTATGAAACAATCCTCAAAGCCCGTGAGGGCGACCCAGAAGCCGTGAACGCTGTCCTGCTCCACTACGCCGGATATATCCGCTATTTCTCAAAAGTGAACGGGCAGGTCAACGCCGAGGTGGAGGACTATGTAAAGCAGCGGTTAATTGACTGTCAATTCAAGTTCCGGCTTGACGAACCACCGGACAAGTCATAA
- a CDS encoding plasmid mobilization protein, with protein MPKRYNTPHRSRVVKTRLSEEEYADFTARLAPYGISQSEFLRQAIRRATIRPVIHVSAVNDELLSAVGKLAAEYGKIGGNLNQIARYLNEYGVPYNALSGEVRAAIADLAALKYEVLKKVGDAVGNTQAYQL; from the coding sequence ATGCCGAAGCGATACAACACACCCCACCGCAGCCGCGTTGTGAAAACCCGGCTGTCCGAAGAAGAATACGCCGACTTCACAGCGCGGCTTGCGCCCTATGGTATCAGCCAGTCCGAATTTCTCCGGCAGGCGATACGGCGGGCGACTATACGCCCCGTAATCCATGTGTCGGCGGTCAATGATGAACTGCTCTCCGCTGTTGGAAAGCTGGCCGCCGAGTATGGCAAGATTGGCGGCAACCTCAACCAGATTGCCCGGTATCTGAACGAGTACGGCGTACCCTATAACGCGCTGTCCGGCGAGGTACGCGCCGCCATAGCCGACCTTGCCGCCCTCAAGTATGAAGTCCTCAAGAAAGTAGGTGACGCAGTTGGCAACACTCAAGCATATCAACTCTAA
- a CDS encoding cysteine-rich VLP domain-containing protein produces the protein MSDKLPRMDYRQHRRARRLVHECCNYDEGNCLLLDDGEPCVCVQSISLSLMCRWFRVAVLPLDGELAAALLYRGSQKRCAVCGAAFVPKSNRGKYCPDCAGRMKKIKAAERKRKQRHKCHALEPFKPA, from the coding sequence ATGAGCGATAAGCTGCCCCGCATGGACTACCGCCAGCACCGGCGGGCGCGGCGGCTGGTGCATGAGTGCTGTAACTATGACGAGGGAAACTGCCTGCTGTTGGACGACGGGGAGCCTTGCGTGTGCGTCCAGAGCATTTCCCTTTCCCTCATGTGCCGCTGGTTCCGTGTGGCTGTCCTGCCCCTTGACGGGGAGCTGGCCGCAGCCCTCCTGTACCGGGGGAGCCAGAAACGGTGCGCCGTCTGCGGCGCGGCCTTTGTCCCCAAATCCAACCGGGGAAAATACTGCCCCGACTGCGCCGGACGCATGAAGAAAATCAAAGCCGCCGAGCGAAAGCGGAAACAAAGGCATAAATGTCACGCTTTAGAGCCTTTCAAACCCGCATAA
- a CDS encoding replication initiator protein A, producing MGVKGCAIHLSFSPGNGVLNAYKPPKSTRTQGGDPIADYITADTKLPAYLPYPRFLLKMEISQTAKLLYALLLDRSTLSQKNKWQDDEGRIYIIYPIAEIAEILDKGSTTIKGALNELDAAGLLERERGGFSAPNRLYVKVPRVPQVQFSDQLMAGKPTLIEPENRPTDGQKTDLMMVGKPSPNQTTINNLTENQTMGASGEPPAAFGRYQNIFLSETEYAELKEDYPDRLERFIEELSQYIAATGKDYRNYAAAVRMWADRDRKGAAKQGVPDYSFKEGESL from the coding sequence GTGGGTGTCAAAGGGTGTGCGATACATTTATCCTTTTCCCCCGGAAACGGCGTTCTAAATGCGTACAAACCGCCAAAATCAACCCGAACACAGGGAGGTGATCCTATCGCTGATTATATCACGGCAGACACGAAGCTGCCCGCCTATCTGCCTTACCCCCGTTTCCTGCTGAAAATGGAGATTTCCCAGACCGCCAAGCTGCTGTATGCGCTGCTGTTAGACCGCTCCACCCTCTCCCAAAAGAACAAGTGGCAGGACGACGAGGGCAGGATTTATATTATCTATCCCATCGCGGAGATAGCCGAAATACTGGATAAAGGCAGCACCACCATCAAGGGGGCGCTGAATGAACTGGACGCGGCGGGGCTGCTGGAACGGGAACGGGGCGGCTTCTCCGCACCGAACCGGCTATATGTGAAAGTGCCGCGTGTGCCACAGGTACAGTTTTCCGACCAACTGATGGCCGGAAAACCGACCCTCATAGAGCCGGAAAACCGACCAACTGATGGTCAGAAAACCGACCTTATGATGGTCGGAAAACCGTCCCCTAACCAAACTACTATAAACAACCTTACAGAGAACCAAACAATGGGAGCGAGTGGGGAGCCGCCCGCAGCTTTTGGCAGATACCAGAATATTTTCCTGTCAGAAACAGAATACGCAGAACTGAAAGAGGACTACCCCGACAGGCTGGAACGGTTCATTGAGGAATTGAGCCAGTATATCGCCGCCACCGGGAAAGATTACCGCAACTATGCCGCCGCTGTCCGTATGTGGGCAGACCGGGACAGAAAGGGAGCCGCAAAACAGGGCGTCCCCGATTACTCATTCAAGGAGGGAGAGAGCCTATGA
- a CDS encoding ATP-binding protein, with amino-acid sequence MNTTFSEMIDRLTATTPEPEDYTGEDGLLYCGKCHKPKEAYFAPDKAAVFGRDRHPAECDCQRAAREEREAAEKRQKHLDTVEDLKRRGFTDPAMRDWTFENDNGQNPQAIRARNYVKNWERAYAGNVGCLFWGSVGTGKSYLAGCIANALMEKEIPVYMTNFALILNDLAASFEGRNEYISRLCRYPLLILDDFGMERGTEYGLEQVFNVIDSRYRSRKPLIVTTNLTLSELQHPKDTAHSRIYDRVLEMCPPVCCTGGNFRKKAAQDKLGLLKELMNE; translated from the coding sequence ATGAACACCACATTTTCAGAAATGATTGACAGATTGACCGCCACCACCCCGGAGCCGGAGGACTACACCGGCGAGGACGGTTTACTGTACTGCGGCAAGTGCCATAAGCCGAAAGAAGCCTATTTTGCGCCGGACAAGGCCGCTGTCTTTGGCCGTGACCGCCACCCGGCAGAGTGCGACTGCCAGAGAGCCGCCCGTGAGGAACGGGAAGCCGCCGAGAAACGACAAAAGCACCTTGACACCGTAGAGGACTTGAAACGCCGGGGCTTTACCGACCCCGCCATGCGGGACTGGACTTTTGAGAACGACAACGGCCAGAACCCGCAGGCAATCCGGGCGCGCAACTATGTGAAGAACTGGGAACGGGCATACGCCGGGAATGTGGGCTGCCTGTTCTGGGGGAGCGTCGGCACCGGCAAGAGTTACCTTGCGGGCTGTATCGCAAACGCCCTCATGGAGAAAGAAATCCCCGTCTATATGACGAATTTTGCCCTTATCCTCAATGACCTTGCCGCCAGCTTTGAGGGCAGGAATGAATATATTTCCCGCCTTTGCCGCTATCCGCTGCTTATCCTTGACGACTTCGGCATGGAGCGCGGGACAGAATACGGGCTGGAACAGGTTTTCAATGTGATTGACAGCCGTTACCGCAGCCGCAAGCCGCTGATCGTCACGACCAACCTTACGCTTTCAGAGTTGCAGCACCCAAAAGACACCGCCCATTCCCGGATTTATGACCGGGTGCTGGAAATGTGTCCCCCGGTGTGCTGTACCGGCGGCAATTTCCGCAAAAAGGCCGCGCAGGACAAACTGGGGCTTTTGAAAGAACTGATGAACGAGTGA
- a CDS encoding transposon-encoded TnpW family protein, with translation MADNKQHDTRTARRPDCVTEIRMGNSVLVVSGYFKKDTTTTAADKMARVLEAEAAATQKPAI, from the coding sequence ATGGCAGATAACAAGCAGCACGACACCCGCACCGCCCGCCGCCCCGACTGCGTGACGGAAATCCGCATGGGCAATTCCGTCCTTGTCGTGTCCGGCTATTTCAAAAAAGACACGACCACCACCGCCGCCGACAAAATGGCGCGGGTACTGGAAGCGGAAGCCGCTGCTACACAAAAACCGGCGATTTGA
- a CDS encoding recombinase family protein gives MLRQVTQNLITALYPRLSHEDELQGESNSISNQKRILEAFAKQNGFTNLRWYTDDGYSGANFQRPGFQAMLADIEAGKVGTVIVKDMSRLGRNYLQVGFYTEMLFPQKGVRFIAVNDNVDSANGGMDNDFTPLRNLFNEWLVRDTSKKIKAVKRAKGMSGKPVTSKPVYGYLMDEDENYIVDEETAPVVQQIYQLCLAGNGPTKIARMLTEQQIPTPGTLEYRRTGSTRRYHPGYECKWATNTVVHLLENREYTGCLVNFKTEKPSYKTKHSVENPVEKQAIFPNHHEPIIDTETWERVQELRKQRKRPNRYDEVGLFSGMLFCADCGHVMYQQRYQNKNRKQDCYICGSYKKRTRDCTAHFIRTDLLTAGVLSNLRQVTEYAAKHESRFVKLLIQQNEIGGKRKTAAATKQLEQAQERISEVSRIIKRLYEDNVNGKISDERFMELSADYEQEQRELKDRAAALQEELDKSQAATVNAEKFMGIVRKHLAFEELTPTLLREMIEKIVVHECSYDENGTRRQDIKIYYSFVGKIDLPE, from the coding sequence ATGTTAAGACAAGTCACCCAAAACCTCATTACCGCCCTTTATCCGAGATTGTCCCATGAGGACGAATTGCAAGGTGAGAGTAATTCCATATCGAACCAAAAAAGGATACTCGAAGCCTTTGCAAAACAGAATGGCTTTACCAACCTGCGCTGGTACACCGACGACGGCTATTCCGGCGCGAACTTTCAAAGGCCCGGTTTTCAAGCCATGCTTGCAGACATTGAAGCCGGGAAAGTGGGTACAGTTATCGTCAAGGACATGAGCCGGTTAGGGCGAAACTACTTGCAGGTAGGGTTTTACACGGAAATGCTGTTCCCCCAAAAGGGCGTGCGTTTTATCGCTGTCAACGACAATGTGGACAGCGCAAACGGCGGCATGGACAACGATTTTACCCCTCTGCGAAATCTGTTCAACGAATGGCTGGTGAGAGATACGAGCAAAAAAATCAAGGCAGTAAAACGAGCAAAAGGCATGAGCGGCAAACCCGTTACCAGCAAGCCGGTGTACGGCTATCTCATGGACGAGGACGAGAACTATATCGTTGACGAGGAAACCGCGCCGGTAGTCCAGCAGATATACCAGCTTTGCCTTGCCGGGAACGGCCCGACCAAGATTGCCCGTATGCTTACGGAGCAGCAAATCCCCACGCCGGGTACGCTGGAATACCGCAGGACGGGCAGCACCCGCCGCTATCACCCCGGCTATGAGTGCAAATGGGCGACAAACACCGTTGTCCACCTGTTGGAAAACCGGGAGTACACCGGCTGTCTGGTAAACTTCAAGACGGAAAAGCCCTCTTACAAGACCAAGCACAGCGTAGAGAACCCCGTGGAGAAGCAGGCCATTTTCCCGAACCACCATGAGCCGATTATCGACACGGAAACATGGGAGCGTGTGCAGGAGTTACGCAAGCAGCGCAAACGCCCGAACCGCTATGACGAAGTGGGGCTGTTCTCCGGTATGCTGTTCTGCGCCGACTGCGGCCATGTGATGTACCAGCAGCGGTATCAGAACAAGAACCGCAAGCAGGACTGTTACATCTGCGGCAGCTACAAGAAGCGCACCCGCGACTGTACGGCGCACTTTATCCGCACCGACCTGTTGACCGCCGGCGTCCTCTCCAATCTCCGGCAAGTGACCGAATACGCCGCCAAGCATGAGAGCCGCTTTGTGAAGCTGCTTATCCAGCAGAACGAGATCGGCGGCAAGAGAAAGACCGCCGCAGCCACGAAGCAGCTTGAACAGGCGCAGGAGCGCATTTCCGAAGTGAGCCGCATTATCAAGCGGCTTTATGAGGACAATGTGAACGGCAAAATCAGCGACGAGCGTTTCATGGAACTGTCGGCAGACTATGAGCAGGAGCAGCGGGAACTGAAAGACCGCGCCGCCGCTTTGCAGGAAGAACTGGACAAGTCGCAGGCCGCCACCGTCAACGCGGAAAAGTTTATGGGTATCGTCCGAAAGCACCTTGCCTTTGAGGAATTGACACCCACCCTCTTGCGGGAGATGATTGAGAAAATCGTCGTGCATGAGTGCAGCTATGACGAGAACGGAACCCGCAGGCAGGACATTAAGATTTATTACAGCTTTGTCGGCAAGATTGACTTGCCAGAATAA
- a CDS encoding D-psicose 3-epimerase translates to MKFGICYSYFQHSWDGGFETYRDAIPKVARLGFETLEVGTTDLAAMSDDQLETLRRLCEEHGIALTAGGGMGKAHNAASEDESIRKNGVQRLKSFLPAMQKAGVKKMCGVYFGYWMYDYSQPVNKPAAWAQSVKSMREMADAAAQYGIELMLEVVTRYEHFLLNTAAEAVRYVQEVGRPNVKILLDTFHMNIEEDSLAGAIRTAGKHLGHMHIGEANRRLPGKGRLPWREVADALKEIGYQGDLVMEPFVLSNCEVGDTLYLFHDLSDGASDEQLAEDAADSLRFVKGLFV, encoded by the coding sequence ATGAAGTTCGGTATCTGTTATTCTTATTTCCAGCACAGCTGGGACGGCGGTTTTGAAACCTATCGCGACGCAATTCCCAAGGTGGCCCGGCTCGGATTCGAGACGCTCGAGGTCGGCACCACCGACCTTGCCGCCATGTCGGATGATCAGCTCGAAACCCTGCGCCGCCTGTGCGAAGAACACGGGATTGCCCTCACCGCCGGCGGCGGCATGGGAAAAGCGCATAACGCCGCTTCAGAGGACGAATCGATCCGGAAAAATGGCGTCCAGCGCCTCAAAAGCTTCCTGCCCGCCATGCAGAAAGCAGGGGTCAAAAAGATGTGCGGTGTTTATTTCGGCTACTGGATGTACGACTATTCACAACCGGTGAACAAGCCTGCGGCATGGGCACAAAGCGTAAAAAGCATGCGCGAGATGGCTGATGCCGCCGCGCAATACGGCATCGAGCTCATGCTCGAGGTCGTAACCCGCTACGAGCACTTTCTCCTCAACACCGCCGCCGAAGCAGTCCGTTATGTACAGGAGGTGGGCCGTCCAAACGTTAAGATCCTGCTGGACACCTTCCACATGAACATCGAAGAGGATTCATTGGCCGGCGCAATCCGCACCGCTGGAAAACACTTGGGGCACATGCACATTGGGGAGGCCAACCGCAGGCTTCCGGGCAAAGGACGCCTGCCGTGGCGGGAGGTCGCGGACGCGCTCAAAGAGATCGGGTACCAGGGAGATCTTGTGATGGAGCCCTTCGTCCTGAGCAACTGTGAAGTGGGCGATACACTCTATCTATTTCATGACCTTTCCGACGGGGCAAGCGACGAACAGCTCGCTGAAGATGCGGCCGACTCGCTGCGTTTTGTCAAAGGGCTTTTCGTATAA